The Mus pahari unplaced genomic scaffold, PAHARI_EIJ_v1.1 scaffold_15003_1, whole genome shotgun sequence genome includes the window CTGCCTTTCTGACCCTGGTGAGGACTCTGGTCTTGTCTGCCTTTCTGACCCCAGTGAGAACTCTGGTCTTGTCTGCCTTTGTGACCCTGGTGAGGACTCTGGTCTTGTCTGCCTTTGTGACCCTGGTGAGGACTCTGGTCTTGTCTGCCTTTCTGACCTTGGTTAGGACTCTGGTCTTGTCTGCCTTTCTGACCCTGGTGAGGACTCTGGTCTTGCCTGCCTTTCTGACCCCAGTGAGGACTCTGGTCTTGCCTGCCTTTCTGACCCCAGTGAGGACTCTGGTCTTGCCTGCCTTTCTGACCCTGGTGAGAACTCTGGCCTTGTCTGCCTTTCTGACCATAATGGAAACTCTGACCTTGTCCCTCTGTCTGCTCATGGTATGAACtatctccttttttgtttgtctggcCATACTGAGAACTCTggtcttgtctctctgtctgactGTTGCCTGATTTCTGATGCTGACTTCCATATTGTTCATAAGAATCTGATTCTTGTTGACTGGTTTGACTAGAATAAGAGTCTTTTCGGGATCTTCCAGACTGACCATGACTGCTTTGTTGTCCGAATGTTTTAGACTGGCCATAATGAAAAGCCTGCTCAGGGTTCTTAGACTGACTTAAGGCAAAGATATATCCTTGACCTTTGGGCTGTTCACGACTAGATTCATGCCTCGGTCTTTGACTAGACTTAGAAGATTCATTGTCTGACTCTGACTGATCTGAGCTATAATCTGTGTCTTGTCTCTCAGAATGGCCATAATGGGAGTCCCCATGGAATGTCTCTGACTGACCACAGTGAGGATCTGTACCATGTCTCTCAGAGTCCTTATCTTGTCTCTGGGACTGATCATGTTGGACATTTTGATGTTGTCCTTCAGACTGACTGTAGTGAGAGTTCCGGCGTTCTCCTTCATACCTCTGCCTACGttgtctgcctctgttttctgaaaatttaTGGCTCTGAGTTCCTTCCTCACCATGTTCTTTCTGGGAGGAGGTTCTAGCTCCAGAGAACTTACTATCTAGCTTATGATGGCAAGCTTGGACCAACTGGAATACCAGCAAGAGGTATTCACGAAAATCAACATATCCATTTCTGTCTCGGTCCAAGTGCTCCAGAATGATTTCCACAGTTTCTGGATCATTTGGTCtctgtgagaagaaaaagaaagttctttCATGGCTGCTGGATTGTATGTCAGCATTAAAGTTGCAATTCACTCAGTCCCCTCCTGCCCCCCAGAGAAACCATTAATGTGAAATGGCTTGGTTCTACTTCTAATCTTTGATAAGTGTGTTCTCTGAACCTCATCCCTTGGTAAACCAATGGGGCATTACCATGAGGAACAGACAACTGTATCAACAATTAATCTGAATCATCTGAAAAAGttactatatttttttatatGGTATAGCCTACATGTTTGTATACCTCTTTATCATTATACTGTGACATTCTAGAAGGAAAAGAAGTTAGTTTTCTTCATATTGGTATTTTCAGTAACTAGGATTGTGCCTGTATAGAGTTAGGTACTTAGTGAATCTTtagtgaattaataaataaacacatgagaAGGTCTGTGCGCAGGgttacaaatagaaaatatgaatggcagttttttttttttttaaagttactccCCACTACTTTGAGTTGTTCTGTGGTTTGTCCAACTTCACATACAaagagggaggtgtgtgtgtgtgtgtgtgtgtgtgtgtgtgtgtgtgaactactAAGAAGCTGTCTGAACCAGAATGTACTTACCAGTAAATTACTGGTGGGGAATgaccaaataaaaatattaataaaacctCCTGGGTGCAGACATCAGAATCATGCACATTCTACTCCAAAGGACCAAGAATCTATGTATCTTACCCGAAGGATGTCTCCAAACTCATTGAGGAGCAGCTGCTTCAACTCCTTCTTGCTCAGTGAAGCACCTACCCCATGATGTTCAGCATAGTTCTGGAAAACCTTGCTCACATTGAGTATGCTGTTAAGAAGTTGAGGCATCTTGGCAAACCCTGGTGAAccttgaggaagaggaagggaggaggaggaagaggaggaggaggaggaggaggaggaggaggaggaggagaagaagaaaagaaaggaaagaattaagAGTTTATGTTTGGCATGCAAACTTGGAGTCAGCATTTCCAGAGGAATAATGATTTCTTTTGGGAGGTTTGGGAAAGAGGTTTTTAGAAACCACAGAGCCCGTTCTTAGCCATAATTTTAGGCTAGTCATTATGTGATCAACACTCAGGCTCTAAGTATAATTTACTATCATGACAGTGATTCAGAAAAGTTTTTCTTTGCCAGAAAATggcaaattcttttaaaaaaattaaacatgtatAGTAGAGATTTTATGTGCCTTACTGTCTATTGAGAGTTGCTTGGCTAAGACTCTCATGttagaagaaaaatgaggatTAGCCCATTGATGTTGGTTGAGCCAGATGTAAACATAGTAGTTCATAGTTATCATTCAGTGACTGGGAATAATAGTAAATGCATGCCATTGAAGAGGTATTCATTTTCTAAAGAGTCTCCTTTAAGCAATGAAGAAGGTTAAATATCTTTTTTCAGTCGTCCAAGAAACCTTTCTGAGAGGTTAAATTCTAGACAATCCTTTTACTTGCTTATTAAATAGAAtcactaaacaaataaacaaaataaatacagttaCAGCAAATAGATACACTGCACATGACATGACAGGTGATGCACAGTCAGGTTGGTCAACATTGGCTATGCTGGGAAGCTGGTGTCTTCAGTGGTCTGTATGCCAATATTCTTTCTTGTGGCATGAA containing:
- the LOC110315013 gene encoding repetin-like: MPQLLNSILNVSKVFQNYAEHHGVGASLSKKELKQLLLNEFGDILRRPNDPETVEIILEHLDRDRNGYVDFREYLLLVFQLVQACHHKLDSKFSGARTSSQKEHGEEGTQSHKFSENRGRQRRQRYEGERRNSHYSQSEGQHQNVQHDQSQRQDKDSERHGTDPHCGQSETFHGDSHYGHSERQDTDYSSDQSESDNESSKSSQRPRHESSREQPKGQGYIFALSQSKNPEQAFHYGQSKTFGQQSSHGQSGRSRKDSYSSQTSQQESDSYEQYGSQHQKSGNSQTERQDQSSQYGQTNKKGDSSYHEQTEGQGQSFHYGQKGRQGQSSHQGQKG